From Sphingopyxis sp. USTB-05, the proteins below share one genomic window:
- the rpsT gene encoding 30S ribosomal protein S20, protein MANTPQAKKRIRRNTARTVVNKNRVSRIRTLVKKVEVAVAAGDKDAAATALKAAQPEMARGVAKGVLHKNTVARKFSRLTKSVNAIA, encoded by the coding sequence ATGGCCAATACGCCGCAGGCAAAGAAGCGCATCCGCCGCAACACCGCGCGCACCGTCGTGAACAAGAATCGCGTTTCGCGCATTCGCACGCTGGTGAAGAAGGTCGAAGTCGCCGTCGCAGCGGGTGACAAGGATGCGGCCGCGACCGCACTGAAGGCGGCGCAGCCTGAAATGGCGCGCGGCGTTGCCAAGGGCGTGCTCCACAAGAACACCGTGGCCCGCAAGTTCTCGCGCCTGACGAAAAGCGTCAACGCGATCGCCTGA